Proteins from one Acanthopagrus latus isolate v.2019 chromosome 18, fAcaLat1.1, whole genome shotgun sequence genomic window:
- the LOC119008074 gene encoding uncharacterized protein LOC119008074, whose protein sequence is MIVFCVTLLLLHQGYALVPVTTVQLGESVTFSCVLPLDDLSSKRLYWYKQSVGDDLKLIVTFRKHINPVFGPEFSDSRLDLKVEKNISKLTILRTTEEDDGMYHCAVIEWTENFWSGTYLSLKGNSQRTLNYTVVQQPTASDPVRPGDLKTLQCSVLSDSETKTCPGDHNVFWFRVGSDKSHPNILYTDGNRRDECEDRSDTQKSCVHHFSKKVSSSDAGTYYCAVATCGEILFGNGPKVEFEDDFSATSSSEPLLVFLLCAALASLAVGAFLLYGCTDDLNFEMMTVEVGHDVTLTCVRHDSLLSTFNLFWIRLVSGNMPELLGGTHSFDFDGVNKTPRITAKQGDGTFLLHISEAQLSDTGLYYCVTVKNLHMTFVEGTFLRIKGPEPDVTAVIQLPPSDPVRPGDSVTLQCSVLSDSQNKPCPGNHSVFWFRAGSDESEPSFIYAHGNSGAECETSLEARSPQKCVYSFSKNVSSSDAGTYYCAVATCGEILFGNGTKLDIEGLSMADALVYLLCAVLAISLVVVAFLIYLFIAAVAGQKISGGQKSQQTDVDMRLYSAAVFTVMKTDRGVMKHAEAAETERIYSAVKTFGLDQ, encoded by the exons ATGATCGTGTTCTGCGTTACACTGCTTCTCCTTCATCAAGGAT aTGCTCTGGttccagtgaccacagttcaactTGGTGAATCTGTGACCTTCTCATGTGTTCTGCCTTTAGATGACCTGAGCAGTAAACGTCTTTACTGGTACAAGCAGAGTGTCGGAGATGATCTGAAATTAATTGTAACATTTAGGAAACATATAAACCCTGTGTTCGGACCAGAGTTTTCTGACTCTAGACTGGATCTGAAAGTTGAGAAGAATATTAGTAAACTGACCATTTTGagaacaactgaagaagacGATGGAATGTATCACTGTGCAGTCATAGAGTGGACTGAGAATTTTTGGAGTGGAACCTATTTATCattaaaag gaaacagtcagAGGACATTGAACTACACTGTTGTTCAGCAGCCGACAGCCTCTGATCCAGTCCGTCCAGGAGACTTGAAGACTCTCCAGTGTTCagtcctctctgactctgagaCTAAAACATGTCCAGGAGATCACAATGTGTTCTGGTTCAGAGTCGGATCAGATAAATCTCATCCGAACATCCTCtacactgatggaaacagacGCGATGAATGTGAAGACAGATCTGACACTCAGAAAAGCTGCGTTCATCACTTCTCTAAGAAGGTCAGCTCCTCTGATGCTGGAACTTACTACTGTGCTGTGGCCACATGTGGAGAGATTCTGTTTGGAAATGGACCTAAAGTGGAATTTGAAG aTGATTTTTCAGCAACCAGTTCCTCGGAACCGttacttgtttttctgctgtgtgctgcCTTGGCTAGTCTGGCTGTTGGAGCCTTCCTCCTTTACG GATGCACAGATGATCTGAACTTTGAGATGATGACTGTTGAAGTCGGACATGATGTGACTCTGACTTGTGTCCGTCACGACTCTTTGCtttcaacatttaatttgttttggaTCCGGCTGGTTTCTGGAAACATGCCTGAGTTGTTGGGAGGAACACACAGCTTTGATTTTGATGGTGTGAACAAAACTCCTCGTATTACAGCAAAACAAGGCGATGGAACATTTCTTCTGCATATTAGTGAAGCACAGTTAAGTGATACTGGACTTTACTACTGTGTAACAGTGAAGAACCTCCACATGACATTTGTGGAAGGAACATTTCTAAGAATTAAAG GACCAGAACCTGATGTCACCGCTGTCATTCAACTCCCTCCATCTGATCCGGTCCGTCCAGGAGACTCAGTGACTCTGCAGTGTTCAGTCCTCTCTGACTCCCAGAACAAACCGTGTCCAGGAAatcacagtgtgttctggttcagAGCCGGATCAGATGAATCTGAGCCCAGTTTCATTTACGCTCATGGAAACAGTGGTGCTGAATGTGAGACAAGTCTCGAGGCTCGATCTCCACAGAAATGTGTCTACAGCTTCTCTAAGAACGTCAGCTCCTCTGATGCTGGGACTTATTACTGCGCTGTGGCCACATGTGGAGAGATTCTGTTTGGAAATGGAACAAAACTGGACATTGAAG GACTCAGTATGGCTGATGCTCTTGTTtatctgctgtgtgctgtcttGGCTATAAGTCTGGTTGTTGTAGCCTTCCTCATTTACCTTTTCATAG ctgctgttgCCGGGCAGAAAATCAGTGGTGGTCAAAAAAGTCAACAG ACAGATGTGGACATGAGACTTTATTCTGCGGCTGTTTTCACCGTGATGAAAACTGACAGAGGTGTGATGAAGcatgcagaagcagcagagacagagaggatcTACTCTGCTGTCAAGACCTTTGGGTTGGATCAGTGA
- the LOC119008075 gene encoding uncharacterized protein LOC119008075, with protein MILLHLLLTLSGVGCTVEQSFETKTAAVGENVALTCRCGPLDTVFWIRPVSGKLPEVYKIFSSASFDPRIRSTEESGAFVLRITKATQRDTGVYYCVKTEKQNLTFLKGVDLKVQGSEPETTAVPPSDPVRPGDSVTLQCSVLSDSETKTCPGGHSVCCLKDGSDVDSSFNYIQENPEGLSTEKCTYGFFRNVSSSDAATCCCAVATCVETVCDTRPKPDTEAVTMWASAIVFLLCVAFALSLIVITVLIYSRDICKGVQNPAGQQSQNLSNLRVYSAAVFTVMKKGSDGTGDAAEREKIYAAVRVLGLN; from the exons ATGATTCTACTTCATTTACTGCTGACGCTCAGCGGAGTGG GATGCACAGTGGAGCAGAGCTTTGAGACAaagactgctgctgttggagagAACGTGGCTCTGACATGTCGCTGTGGACCGTTAGATACCGTGTTCTGGATCAGACCTGTTTCTGGAAAACTTCCTGAAGTCTATAAAATATTTAGCTCTGCAAGTTTTGATCCTCGCATCAGATCCACAGAAGAGTCTGGGGCTTTTGTCCTGCGCATCACAAAGGCAACTCAGAGAGATACTGGAGTTTACTactgtgtgaaaacagaaaaacaaaacttgacatTTTTGAAAGGAGTGGACCTGAAAGTTCAAG GATCAGAACCTGAAACCACTGCAGTTCCTCCTTCTGACCCGGTCCGTCCAGGAGACTCAGTGACTCTGCAGTGTTCagtcctctctgactctgagaCTAAAACATGTCCAGGAGGACACAGTGTGTGCTGTTTGAAAGACGGATCAGATGTTGATTCAAGTTTTAATTATATTCAAGAAAACCCAGAAGGACTCTCCACAGAGAAATGTACCTACGGCTTCTTCAGGAACGTCAGCTCCTCTGATGCCGCGACTTGTTGCTGTGCTGTGGCCACATGTGTGGAGACAGTTTGTGACACCAGACCAAAACCTGACACTGAAG cagtCACCATGTGGGCCAGTGCGATTGTGTTCCTGCTATGTGTTGCCTTTGCTTTAAGTCTGATTGTGATAACTGTCCTCATTTATTCCAGAGACATTTGCAAAG GTGTGCAAAACCCTGCTGGGCAGCAAAGCCAGAATTTAAGCAATTTAAGG GTTTATTCTGCTGCCGTCTTCACCGTTATGAAAAAAGGCAGCGATGGAACAGGAGACgcagcggagagagagaagatctACGCTGCTGTCAGAGTTTTAGGGTTGAATTAG
- the LOC119007101 gene encoding signal-regulatory protein beta-2-like codes for MLIIVHVLLVLELGGFTADPIFETQTVGVGQNVTLTCERQKTWHHAYLHWIRLVSGNFPEVLGGTFALDVTDVVQTHRITTKQEPGKFVLHILETQLGDTAIYYCIKVAKFKMTFLKGTFLRIKGPEPDVTAITQDSLSDPVRPGDSVTLQCSVLSDSQNKPCPGDHSVFWFRAGSDESDLSFIYAHGNGGAECETSLEARSPQKCVYSFSKNVSSSDAGTYYCAVATCGEILFGNGTKLDIEVIGTCDSMIVLLLCAAVAVSLIVIGVLVFAIKKKSCDCCNAVVTPQMNAAAVRGDQQSQQRNEDASVYYRPTFIQKKPRKSGRRRAREEETIYSDVRNFVID; via the exons ATGCTGATCATAGTTCACGTACTGCTCGTGCTCGAACTTGGAG gattCACAGCCGATCCCATCTTTGAGACACAGACTGTTGGTGTTGGACAGAATGTGACTCTAACATGTGAACGCCAGAAAACTTGGCATCACGCATACTTACACTGGATCAGGCTTGTTTCTGGAAACTTTCCTGAAGTTTTAGGAGGAACATTTGCCCTTGATGTAACAGATGTTGTTCAGACTCATCGCATAACGACAAAACAAGAGCCTGGAAAATTTGTTTTGCATATACTGGAAACACAGTTGGGCGATACTGCAATCTATTACTGTATAAAAGTGGCAAAGTTCAAGATGACGTTCTTGAAAGGAACATTTCTGAGAATTAAAG gACCAGAACCTGATGTCACTGCCATCACCCAAGACTCTCTGTCTGATCCGGTCCGTCCAGGAGACTCAGTGACTCTGCAGTGTTCAGTCCTCTCTGACTCCCAGAACAAACCGTGTCCAGGAGatcacagtgtgttctggttcagAGCCGGATCAGATGAATCTGATCTCAGTTTCATTTACGCTCATGGAAACGGTGGTGCTGAATGTGAGACGAGTCTCGAGGCTCGATCTCCACAGAAATGTGTCTACAGCTTCTCTAAGAACGTCAGCTCCTCTGATGCCGGGACTTATTACTGCGCTGTGGCCACATGTGGAGAGATTCTGTTTGGAAATGGAACAAAACTGGACATTGAAG TGATCGGCACGTGTGACAGTATGATCGTCCTTctgttgtgtgctgctgtggctgtaAGTCTGATCGTGATAGGCGTCCTTGTGTTTGCCATCAAGAAAAAGTCTTGCGATTGTTGTAATG cTGTTGTCACGCCGCAAATGAACGCTGCAGCGGTCAGGGGTGATCAGCAAAGTCAGCAG AGAAATGAGGACGCTTCGGTTTATTATAGACCAACTTTTATTCAGAAGAAACCCAGAAAATCAGGAAGAAGACGtgcaagagaggaggagacgatctacagtgatgtcaggaaTTTTGTGATAGATTAA
- the LOC119007104 gene encoding uncharacterized protein LOC119007104, producing MLIIVHVLLVLELGGFTADPIFETQTVGVGQNVTLTCERQKTWHRAYLHWIRLVSGNFPEVLGGTSAFDLEDYVETRRITAKQEPGKFVLHILETQLGDTAIYYCIKVVQLKMTILKGTFLRIKGPEPDVTAVIQLPPSDPVRPGDSVSLQCSVLSDSQNKPCPGDHSVFWFRAGSDESEPSFIYAHGNSGAECETSLEARSPQKCVYSFSKNVSSSDAGTYYCAVATCGEILFGNGTKLDIEGTSSSALSLVYLLCAVLAISLVVVAFLIYLYNAAVAGQKISGGQKTQQTDVDMRLYSAAVFTVMKTDRGVMKHAEAAETERIYSAVKTFGLDQ from the exons ATGCTGATCATAGTTCACGTACTGCTCGTGCTCGAACTTGGAG gattCACAGCCGATCCCATCTTTGAGACACAGACTGTTGGTGTTGGACAGAATGTGACTCTAACATGTGAACGCCAGAAAACTTGGCATCGCGCATACTTACACTGGATCAGACTTGTTTCTGGAAACTTTCCTGAAGTTTTAGGAGGAACAAGCGCCTTTGATCTGGAGGATTATGTTGAGACTCGTCGCATAACAGCAAAACAAGAGCCTGGAaaatttgttttgcatattCTGGAAACACAGTTGGGCGATACTGCAATCTATTACTGTATAAAAGTGGTACAGTTAAAGATGACAATCTTGAAAGGAACATTTCTGAGAATTAAAG gaccAGAACCTGATGTCACCGCTGTCATTCAACTCCCTCCATCTGATCCGGTCCGTCCAGGAGactcagtgtctctgcagtgttCAGTCCTCTCTGACTCCCAGAACAAACCGTGTCCAGGAGatcacagtgtgttctggttcagAGCCGGATCAGATGAATCTGAGCCCAGTTTCATTTACGCTCATGGAAACAGTGGTGCTGAATGTGAGACGAGTCTCGAGGCTCGATCTCCACAGAAATGTGTCTACAGCTTCTCTAAGAACGTCAGCTCCTCTGATGCTGGGACTTATTACTGCGCTGTGGCCACATGTGGAGAGATTCTGTTTGGAAATGGAACAAAACTGGACATTGaag GAACCAGTTCCTCGGCACTGTCACTTGTTtatctgctgtgtgctgtcttGGCTATAAGTCTGGTTGTTGTAGCCTTCCTCATTTATCTTTACAACG ctgctgttgCCGGGCAGAAAATCAGTGGTggtcaaaaaacacaacag ACAGATGTGGACATGAGACTTTATTCTGCGGCTGTTTTCACCGTGATGAAAACTGACAGAGGTGTGATGAAGcatgcagaagcagcagagacagagaggatcTACTCTGCTGTCAAGACCTTTGGGTTGGATCAGTGA